A genomic window from Chlamydiota bacterium includes:
- the carB gene encoding carbamoyl-phosphate synthase large subunit, producing MPRRTDIKKILIIGSGPIVIGQGCEFDYSGTQACKALREDGFGVVLVNSNPATIMTDPEFADRTYVEPVTAEVAEKIIERERPDAILPTLGGQTALNVAVELFEKGLLARYDVQMIGANYEAIKKAEDRELFKKAMIKIGLEVPRSGFATTLEEARQVAKEIGSYPLIIRPSFTLGGSGGGIGYNVEEFEIIAARGLEYSPVSQILVEESVIGWKEFELEVIRDKNDNVVIICSIENFDPMGVHTGDSITVAPIQTLTDKEYQKMRNAAIAVIREIGVETGGSNIQFAMNPQDGRMLAIEMNPRVSRSSALASKATGFPIAKIAAKLAVGYTLDEISNDITKETPACFEPTIDYCVVKIPRFTFEKFPGADPTLTTQMKSVGEVMAIGRTFKESLQKALRSLEIGRKGLGFDGKDKDDSIDEIRKGLILPNANRIFFIKAAFEKGMSAEEIYGMTKIDRWFLLHIEEIVKKGHHLKALHRKGVAFDQISTQELFQAKSDGFSDAQLAYLFGMKEIEIRKIRKAKGIKPSFKLVDTCAAEFEAYTPYYYSTYEFEDEVHCEKRKKKIMILGGGPNRIGQGIEFDYCCVHAAFALKEEGYETIMVNSNPETVSTDYDTSDKLYFEPLTLEDVMAIYEKEECDGIIVQFGGQTPLNLAWGLKAEGAKIIGTSPESIDVAEDRKLFKDLIERLELRQPNSGTAVGVDEAVQIANEIGYPVLVRPSYVLGGRAMELVYDETSLRNYMSRAVEASCERPILVDKFLEDAIEVDVDAISDGDTVVIGAIMEHIEEAGIHSGDSACAIPPFSLSNDLMDEIRQTTYRLALGLHVIGLMNIQFAIKNDRVYVLEVNPRASRTVPFVSKAIGVPLAKLATKVMAGQSLKSLNYTQEVKINHFCVKEAVLPFVRFPGVDILLGPEMKSTGEVMGIDEDFGSAFAKAQLAAGQKLPLKGNIFVSVKNQDKRDMVHISKRFSDLGFQIVSTSGTAKILRNNGIPVRELFKIQEGRPNVLDLMKNQEIHLVINTPRGKGPKEDEKLIRVTATSHHIPVVTTLQGAAATVNAIEALLKKGICVQSLQEFHQMGRSKASHVLRDVHV from the coding sequence ATGCCACGTCGAACAGACATTAAAAAAATTCTTATTATCGGTAGCGGCCCGATTGTGATTGGGCAGGGGTGCGAGTTTGATTATTCAGGAACCCAAGCCTGTAAAGCTTTAAGAGAAGACGGGTTTGGGGTGGTTTTGGTGAACTCCAATCCTGCAACGATTATGACGGACCCTGAGTTTGCCGACAGGACGTATGTTGAGCCTGTGACTGCGGAAGTTGCGGAAAAGATTATAGAAAGAGAAAGGCCTGATGCCATTCTTCCCACTTTGGGTGGACAGACGGCTTTGAATGTGGCGGTAGAACTTTTTGAAAAGGGTCTTTTGGCTAGATATGACGTTCAAATGATCGGGGCCAATTATGAGGCCATTAAAAAGGCGGAGGATCGTGAGCTTTTTAAAAAGGCCATGATTAAAATTGGTTTAGAGGTCCCTCGTTCTGGATTTGCGACCACGCTTGAAGAGGCACGGCAAGTCGCCAAAGAAATTGGGTCTTATCCTTTGATCATTCGGCCCAGTTTCACTTTAGGAGGATCGGGAGGTGGGATTGGTTATAATGTTGAAGAATTTGAAATCATTGCTGCACGAGGTTTGGAATATAGCCCTGTGAGCCAGATTCTCGTTGAGGAATCAGTCATTGGATGGAAAGAATTTGAGTTGGAAGTGATCAGGGATAAAAATGATAATGTGGTCATCATTTGTTCCATTGAAAATTTTGATCCCATGGGGGTTCATACGGGGGACAGTATTACTGTGGCTCCGATTCAGACTTTGACGGATAAAGAATATCAAAAGATGAGAAATGCTGCGATTGCGGTCATTCGCGAGATTGGGGTTGAAACGGGGGGATCTAATATTCAGTTTGCGATGAACCCTCAAGATGGCAGAATGCTTGCCATTGAGATGAATCCTCGTGTTTCAAGGAGTTCCGCTTTGGCCTCGAAGGCGACAGGTTTTCCTATTGCCAAGATTGCTGCAAAATTGGCCGTGGGTTATACTCTGGATGAAATCTCAAACGATATTACCAAGGAAACACCCGCCTGTTTCGAGCCTACCATTGATTATTGTGTAGTCAAAATCCCTCGGTTTACATTTGAAAAATTTCCGGGGGCTGATCCCACTTTAACCACTCAAATGAAGTCGGTGGGAGAGGTGATGGCGATTGGACGGACCTTTAAAGAGTCGTTGCAAAAGGCCCTGCGATCTTTAGAGATTGGACGAAAGGGATTGGGTTTTGATGGAAAGGATAAAGATGATTCCATCGATGAAATTCGTAAGGGGTTAATTCTCCCCAATGCCAACCGCATATTTTTCATCAAGGCTGCTTTTGAAAAGGGAATGAGTGCAGAGGAAATTTATGGGATGACGAAAATAGACCGGTGGTTTCTTCTTCACATTGAAGAAATAGTAAAAAAAGGGCATCACTTAAAGGCTTTACATCGAAAGGGCGTGGCCTTTGATCAGATTTCGACTCAAGAATTATTTCAGGCCAAAAGCGATGGTTTTTCCGATGCTCAGCTGGCCTATCTTTTTGGAATGAAGGAGATCGAGATAAGAAAAATAAGAAAGGCAAAAGGGATCAAACCCAGTTTCAAATTGGTAGATACCTGTGCGGCGGAATTCGAAGCCTATACCCCTTATTATTATTCCACCTACGAGTTTGAAGATGAGGTTCATTGCGAGAAGCGAAAGAAAAAGATTATGATTTTAGGAGGGGGGCCCAATCGTATTGGTCAGGGAATTGAATTTGATTATTGCTGTGTTCACGCTGCCTTTGCCCTTAAAGAAGAGGGGTACGAGACTATTATGGTCAATTCGAATCCCGAAACGGTCAGTACGGACTATGACACTTCGGACAAACTTTATTTTGAGCCTTTGACGTTGGAAGACGTGATGGCGATTTATGAAAAAGAGGAATGTGATGGCATCATTGTCCAATTTGGAGGGCAGACGCCACTTAATCTTGCATGGGGACTGAAAGCTGAGGGAGCGAAGATTATTGGTACTTCTCCTGAGAGTATTGATGTGGCTGAGGATCGCAAACTTTTTAAGGATTTAATTGAACGGCTTGAACTTCGCCAGCCTAATAGCGGAACAGCTGTCGGTGTCGATGAGGCTGTTCAAATTGCAAATGAAATTGGCTATCCGGTTCTGGTTAGACCCTCGTATGTTTTGGGCGGGAGAGCGATGGAACTTGTTTATGATGAGACGAGCCTTCGTAATTACATGTCTCGGGCGGTGGAGGCCTCTTGCGAAAGGCCCATCTTAGTTGATAAATTTCTGGAGGACGCCATTGAAGTGGATGTGGATGCAATTTCGGATGGTGATACTGTTGTAATAGGGGCGATCATGGAGCATATTGAGGAGGCCGGGATTCACTCGGGGGACAGTGCATGTGCCATTCCTCCCTTTTCTCTTTCCAATGATTTAATGGATGAGATTCGTCAGACCACTTATCGCTTGGCCCTTGGGCTTCATGTCATTGGTTTGATGAATATTCAGTTTGCGATTAAAAATGACCGTGTATATGTTTTAGAGGTCAATCCCCGCGCCTCCCGAACGGTTCCCTTTGTCAGTAAGGCTATTGGAGTTCCTCTGGCCAAATTGGCGACGAAAGTCATGGCCGGTCAAAGTTTAAAGTCACTGAATTATACTCAGGAAGTAAAGATTAATCATTTTTGTGTCAAAGAGGCTGTTCTTCCTTTTGTGCGTTTTCCAGGTGTGGATATTCTTTTAGGACCCGAGATGAAATCCACGGGGGAGGTCATGGGGATTGATGAAGATTTTGGAAGTGCATTTGCCAAGGCTCAGCTGGCGGCGGGCCAGAAACTGCCCTTAAAGGGAAATATTTTTGTCAGTGTCAAAAATCAAGATAAGCGAGATATGGTTCATATCTCAAAAAGATTTTCAGATTTGGGATTTCAAATTGTATCTACATCCGGCACAGCCAAAATTTTAAGAAACAATGGTATTCCTGTTCGAGAACTTTTTAAAATTCAGGAAGGACGTCCGAATGTTCTTGATTTGATGAAAAATCAGGAGATTCACTTGGTGATTAATACCCCTCGAGGGAAAGGCCCCAAGGAAGATGAAAAATTAATTAGAGTCACAGCAACCTCACACCATATTCCTGTAGTGACAACTTTGCAGGGAGCTGCTGCGACGGTAAATGCGATAGAAGCTTTATTGAAGAAGGGAATTTGTGTTCAATCGCTTCAGGAATTTCATCAAATGGGACGCTCGAAGGCGTCTCACGTTTTGAGGGATGTTCATGTCTGA
- the pyrF gene encoding orotidine-5'-phosphate decarboxylase, translated as MKEICEKIILALDLPDLKKCEFVLDELKDCLKVVKIGSASFYRLGEPLIQLVKKRNLEIFLDFKFHDIPNTVAEAIEGVIPWGLKMFTVHLSGGADMLKASVKRTHEAASKMGVLKPMVLGISVLTSIDQNVLKRDLRIPLPLEEWVSNLAGLARECGLDGIVASAHEIERIREVVGNDLKIVCPGIRMADDVKADQKRTLTVGEALKRGADFLVIGRPIYEAARPREMFEKILSEVR; from the coding sequence ATGAAAGAAATCTGTGAAAAAATCATTCTTGCGCTTGATCTTCCTGATCTTAAAAAATGTGAATTTGTTTTGGATGAATTAAAAGATTGTCTCAAGGTCGTGAAGATCGGATCCGCTTCTTTTTACCGTTTGGGGGAGCCACTCATTCAGTTGGTAAAGAAGAGAAATTTAGAAATTTTTCTAGATTTTAAATTTCATGACATTCCTAATACAGTGGCCGAGGCTATTGAAGGAGTGATCCCTTGGGGATTAAAGATGTTCACCGTCCATTTGTCGGGCGGCGCTGATATGCTCAAAGCATCCGTTAAGAGAACCCATGAAGCGGCATCAAAAATGGGTGTTTTAAAACCGATGGTTTTGGGGATCAGTGTCTTAACGAGTATTGATCAAAATGTTTTGAAAAGGGATTTGAGAATTCCTCTTCCTTTGGAAGAGTGGGTTTCGAATCTTGCAGGGCTAGCAAGAGAGTGTGGTCTAGATGGGATCGTTGCCTCAGCCCATGAGATTGAAAGAATTCGAGAGGTGGTGGGGAATGATCTTAAAATTGTTTGTCCTGGAATTCGGATGGCTGATGATGTGAAAGCGGATCAAAAAAGAACGCTTACGGTTGGAGAAGCTCTTAAAAGAGGAGCCGATTTTCTTGTGATTGGAAGGCCTATATATGAGGCTGCTCGGCCTCGTGAGATGTTTGAAAAGATTCTGTCAGAGGTAAGATGA
- a CDS encoding dihydroorotate dehydrogenase electron transfer subunit, with translation MSERTPIFYDHVSLMTNHEVAPNHFVLTFEHSKMASLAQPGQFVMIKPEKGSILLGRPYSIFRVDGSKLSFLYKIYGKGSREISRLKPGDSVYAWGPLGNGFRPTQTNEWLWVAGGVGVAPFLFLAQRSPKNIKMKLFFGIKTSDHAILKNEFEELGCSVTFVTEDGSLGEKGFVTDVLRKELNQGPRTTIELFTCGPRLMEAKVAQISRENHLRCQVAFEEYMGCGLGTCMGCVVECHDGKASYYKRVCREGPVFMADEMVW, from the coding sequence ATGTCTGAGAGAACACCGATCTTCTACGACCACGTTTCTCTGATGACTAATCATGAAGTGGCCCCCAATCATTTTGTCCTCACTTTCGAACATTCTAAAATGGCAAGTCTTGCCCAGCCGGGCCAATTTGTCATGATCAAACCTGAAAAGGGCAGTATTCTTTTGGGGCGTCCCTACAGTATTTTCAGAGTGGATGGTTCAAAATTATCCTTTCTTTATAAAATTTATGGAAAAGGCTCTCGTGAAATTTCGAGATTAAAACCAGGTGATAGCGTTTATGCCTGGGGCCCGTTAGGAAATGGTTTTCGCCCGACACAGACTAATGAATGGCTTTGGGTTGCAGGAGGCGTTGGCGTGGCTCCATTTTTATTTTTGGCTCAGCGCTCACCAAAGAATATTAAAATGAAACTTTTTTTTGGAATTAAAACGAGTGATCATGCCATTCTAAAAAATGAATTTGAAGAATTAGGATGTTCCGTGACTTTTGTCACAGAGGATGGAAGTTTAGGTGAAAAGGGATTTGTGACGGATGTTTTGAGAAAAGAATTGAATCAGGGTCCACGCACGACGATCGAGCTTTTCACCTGCGGCCCTCGTCTGATGGAAGCGAAAGTGGCCCAGATCTCTCGCGAAAATCATTTGCGATGTCAGGTTGCTTTTGAAGAATATATGGGTTGTGGTCTTGGAACTTGTATGGGGTGCGTTGTAGAATGTCATGACGGGAAGGCGAGTTATTACAAGCGTGTTTGCCGTGAAGGCCCTGTGTTTATGGCGGATGAAATGGTGTGGTGA
- the carA gene encoding glutamine-hydrolyzing carbamoyl-phosphate synthase small subunit, translating to MKAILVLEDGTAFEGSSFGSTGEKTAEVVFNTSMTGYQEILTDPSYKGQMVAMTYPLIGNYGVNEEDVESKSPQVEAFIIRELCRIPSNWRSTQGLGDYLKKHGIIGIENIDTRALTRILRMRGAMMGIISTKNFDKKKLFEKLKSVPGMTGQDLVKVVTTPKSYSYNEKGQYKVVAVDFGIKTNILRCLESVGCQIQVVSATASSEEILSHKPDGLFLSNGPGDPAAVTYGIGTVRKLLGKLPVFGICLGHQILGLAYGGKTYKLKFGHRGANQPVMDLISRKVAITSQNHGFAVDMGTLNPEEVELTHINLNDKTVEGMRHKKFPIFSVQYHPEASPGPHDSLYLFESFREMMEEEKSNIKYQKSK from the coding sequence ATAAAAGCAATTTTGGTTTTAGAAGATGGAACGGCCTTTGAAGGAAGTTCTTTCGGCTCAACAGGTGAAAAAACGGCAGAAGTCGTTTTTAATACCAGTATGACGGGTTATCAAGAGATTCTGACGGACCCTTCTTATAAAGGCCAGATGGTGGCGATGACTTATCCTTTGATTGGAAATTATGGGGTGAATGAAGAAGATGTGGAATCAAAGTCCCCGCAGGTAGAGGCGTTTATTATTCGGGAGTTATGCCGAATTCCCAGTAATTGGAGGTCGACACAGGGCTTAGGTGATTATTTAAAAAAACATGGCATCATTGGGATTGAGAATATAGACACACGGGCTCTGACCCGTATTTTAAGAATGCGAGGGGCCATGATGGGGATCATTTCTACAAAAAATTTTGACAAGAAAAAGCTTTTTGAAAAATTAAAATCGGTACCTGGAATGACCGGCCAAGATTTAGTCAAGGTTGTAACGACCCCAAAATCCTATTCTTATAACGAGAAGGGTCAATATAAAGTCGTTGCAGTAGACTTCGGAATTAAAACCAATATTTTGCGCTGTTTAGAATCAGTCGGTTGTCAAATTCAGGTGGTTTCAGCAACTGCATCTTCTGAAGAAATTCTTTCTCATAAACCTGATGGCCTTTTTTTGTCGAATGGGCCGGGGGATCCTGCCGCTGTGACCTATGGGATCGGTACGGTTCGAAAACTTTTAGGTAAACTTCCTGTTTTTGGGATTTGTTTAGGGCATCAAATTTTAGGTTTGGCTTATGGAGGAAAAACCTACAAGTTAAAATTTGGGCATCGTGGGGCCAATCAGCCTGTGATGGATTTAATCAGTAGAAAAGTCGCTATCACTTCTCAAAATCATGGTTTTGCGGTGGATATGGGAACGCTTAATCCTGAAGAAGTAGAGCTGACCCATATTAATTTGAATGATAAAACAGTGGAAGGGATGCGCCATAAAAAATTTCCCATTTTTTCCGTTCAGTATCATCCAGAGGCGAGTCCAGGTCCTCATGATTCGCTGTATCTTTTTGAGAGTTTTAGGGAAATGATGGAGGAAGAAAAATCAAATATCAAATATCAAAAATCAAAATGA
- a CDS encoding dihydroorotate dehydrogenase translates to MNLSVQLGRLKLKNPVTVASGTYGYGEEFSELVDLNQLGGIAVKGLTLKPRKGNPPQRIVETPSGMLNSIGLQNVGVDTFIEKKIPFLKKFDTQVIANINGVSDEEYEELAKRLEPIQEVAALEINLSCPNVKEGGIHFGSKPDKIYEVTSRVRKAFSRGVLTKLSPNVTDIVPMAEAVEAAGADGISMVNTLVGMAIDVERRQPVLKSITGGLSGPAIKPIALRMVYEVHSKLDIPILGMGGIATVEDALEFLMAGATAISIGTANFYNPLTPLKILDGLKKYMEKFNFKKISEITGSLKVNQ, encoded by the coding sequence ATGAATCTTTCGGTTCAATTAGGGCGTCTTAAACTTAAAAATCCTGTCACTGTAGCTTCAGGAACGTATGGCTATGGAGAGGAGTTTAGTGAGCTGGTTGATCTTAATCAATTAGGAGGGATTGCGGTGAAGGGACTGACCCTCAAGCCTCGCAAGGGAAATCCGCCTCAGCGAATTGTCGAAACGCCCTCCGGAATGCTCAATTCGATTGGACTTCAAAATGTAGGAGTGGATACTTTTATCGAGAAAAAAATTCCATTCTTGAAAAAATTTGATACGCAAGTCATTGCCAATATCAATGGTGTTTCTGATGAAGAATATGAGGAATTAGCAAAGCGTTTAGAACCTATTCAAGAAGTGGCTGCTCTAGAGATTAATCTTTCTTGCCCGAATGTCAAAGAGGGAGGGATTCATTTTGGTTCGAAACCCGATAAAATTTATGAGGTGACCTCGCGAGTCAGAAAGGCTTTTTCAAGAGGTGTTTTGACCAAGCTTTCTCCCAATGTAACGGATATTGTTCCGATGGCCGAGGCAGTCGAGGCCGCAGGTGCCGATGGAATTTCGATGGTGAATACTTTGGTCGGGATGGCCATTGATGTTGAGAGGAGACAACCTGTATTAAAATCTATTACAGGTGGGCTTTCGGGGCCTGCCATCAAACCCATTGCTCTTCGAATGGTTTATGAAGTACATTCAAAGCTGGATATCCCCATTTTAGGAATGGGAGGGATTGCAACGGTTGAAGATGCCCTAGAGTTTTTAATGGCTGGAGCCACAGCCATTTCCATTGGTACGGCTAATTTTTATAATCCTTTGACTCCCCTTAAAATTCTCGATGGATTAAAGAAATATATGGAGAAATTTAATTTCAAAAAAATATCAGAAATTACAGGGTCTTTGAAGGTGAATCAATGA
- a CDS encoding orotate phosphoribosyltransferase — translation MDSDVLLKLFRERAALLEGHFELASTWHSPFYLQCARVLQDPDLTHRLCVELIHPFQGQRIDKVVGPAMGGIIIAYETARVLGVQAIYAERKEAVLELRRGFQIEKDENVLLVEDVVTTGGSILELFDLCQNLGAKVVGFASLMDRTGGEFHFPFPLKSLAQVDFPTYEKNQCPLCEKGVPVVKPGSQKIKQ, via the coding sequence ATGGATTCTGATGTTCTCTTAAAACTTTTCAGAGAGAGAGCAGCTTTGTTAGAGGGTCACTTTGAACTGGCTTCAACTTGGCATAGCCCTTTTTATCTTCAATGCGCACGCGTTCTTCAAGACCCAGATTTAACCCATCGGCTTTGCGTGGAACTGATACATCCTTTCCAAGGGCAAAGAATTGACAAGGTCGTAGGACCTGCGATGGGTGGAATTATCATTGCTTATGAAACTGCAAGAGTTCTGGGAGTCCAGGCCATTTATGCAGAGAGGAAAGAGGCCGTTCTAGAGCTCAGACGGGGTTTTCAGATTGAAAAAGATGAAAATGTTCTTTTGGTAGAAGATGTTGTCACAACCGGTGGATCTATATTAGAATTATTTGATTTATGTCAGAATTTAGGGGCTAAAGTTGTGGGTTTCGCGAGTCTGATGGATCGCACGGGCGGGGAATTTCATTTTCCATTCCCTTTGAAATCTCTAGCTCAGGTTGATTTCCCAACCTATGAAAAAAATCAGTGTCCCTTGTGTGAGAAAGGGGTTCCAGTGGTGAAACCCGGAAGCCAGAAAATAAAACAGTAA
- a CDS encoding dihydroorotase: MSTSLLIQKGRIVDPSQNIDEVLDLLIENGKIQKIAKNISAGEVEIFDARGKIVAPGFIDLHVHFREPGFEHKETILTGMRSAAMGGFTAVCCMPNTEPAMDEPGTVGFVLLKAKEGNLIRVYPIGAATRGREGKVMTEIGHLKKAGVIAISDDGEPIYDAYMMRRVMEYAHMFGLKVIDHCEDKNLSQQGVMNEGYMSTLLGLTGIPSVAEEVMVMRDILMSQYTQIPVHLAHLSTRGSVDLVRWAKAKGLPVTAETAPHYFSLSDEEMTSYRTEFKMNPPLRTREDVKAIQEGLKDGTLDAIATDHAPHQEVEKEVEFDMAPFGIIGLETSVGLGLNHLVHPGILTLSKWIDKMSCRPAQILNLPGGNLRVGENGDVTILDLGKEWSVGEIPFESKSKNSPFREIKLKGKAVGTIVGGRVVMRDGEVISKIKDQKSK, translated from the coding sequence ATGTCAACATCACTCTTAATTCAAAAGGGTCGCATCGTCGATCCCTCTCAAAATATAGATGAGGTTTTAGATCTTTTGATTGAAAATGGAAAGATTCAGAAGATCGCGAAAAATATTTCAGCGGGTGAAGTTGAAATATTTGATGCTCGAGGAAAAATTGTGGCCCCTGGTTTTATTGACCTTCATGTCCATTTTCGCGAGCCGGGTTTCGAGCATAAAGAGACGATTCTGACGGGGATGAGATCGGCTGCCATGGGAGGTTTTACGGCTGTTTGCTGTATGCCCAATACCGAGCCAGCCATGGATGAACCAGGAACGGTTGGCTTTGTTCTTTTAAAGGCTAAGGAAGGAAATTTGATAAGGGTTTATCCCATAGGAGCCGCAACGCGAGGCCGTGAAGGTAAAGTAATGACGGAAATTGGGCATCTTAAAAAAGCCGGTGTGATTGCGATCAGTGATGATGGTGAACCTATTTATGATGCTTATATGATGAGAAGGGTAATGGAATATGCCCACATGTTTGGTCTTAAGGTGATTGATCACTGCGAAGATAAAAATCTCTCGCAACAGGGAGTGATGAATGAGGGGTACATGTCCACTTTGTTAGGACTCACAGGGATCCCGAGTGTAGCGGAAGAAGTGATGGTTATGCGAGATATTCTGATGAGTCAATATACCCAAATACCGGTTCATCTGGCACATTTAAGTACGCGTGGATCAGTTGATCTTGTCCGTTGGGCGAAGGCCAAAGGGCTTCCTGTGACGGCAGAGACGGCTCCTCATTATTTTAGTTTGTCGGATGAAGAAATGACTTCTTATCGAACAGAGTTTAAAATGAATCCACCTTTAAGAACAAGGGAGGATGTGAAGGCAATTCAAGAGGGATTGAAGGATGGCACCTTGGATGCGATTGCGACGGATCATGCCCCTCATCAGGAGGTCGAAAAAGAAGTGGAGTTTGATATGGCTCCTTTTGGCATTATTGGACTTGAAACCTCGGTAGGTTTAGGGCTTAATCATTTGGTTCATCCAGGAATTTTAACGCTTTCTAAGTGGATTGATAAAATGTCTTGCCGCCCCGCCCAAATTCTAAATCTACCGGGTGGAAATCTGAGGGTAGGAGAAAATGGAGATGTTACGATTCTTGATTTGGGAAAGGAATGGAGTGTAGGAGAAATTCCTTTTGAATCGAAGAGCAAGAATTCTCCGTTTAGGGAAATAAAGTTGAAGGGAAAGGCGGTTGGGACGATTGTGGGGGGGCGTGTGGTGATGAGGGATGGAGAAGTAATATCAAAAATCAAAGATCAAAAATCAAAATGA
- a CDS encoding endonuclease III domain-containing protein: MGTICLRKESDLFNIYQMLYRKLGPQHWWPGDTPFEVVVGAILTQNTAWTNVEKAIGNIKKEASLSFEAMRKVSSHKIARWIRPSGYFNLKAKRLKAFLNWLYQRCGGRLEELKKEKTADLRKELLEVYGIGPETADSILLYALGRKSFVVDAYTKRIFSRHGFIHENALYEDVKSIFESALPKSLKIYNELHALIVNVGKNFCRKKPLCHLCPLEKDLLKIKNQKPKIKMTM; this comes from the coding sequence ATGGGCACAATATGTTTGAGAAAAGAAAGTGATTTATTTAATATCTATCAAATGCTCTATCGCAAGCTAGGCCCTCAACACTGGTGGCCGGGGGATACACCTTTTGAGGTTGTGGTGGGGGCTATTTTGACTCAGAATACGGCCTGGACGAATGTGGAGAAGGCAATTGGAAATATTAAAAAAGAAGCGTCGCTTTCCTTTGAGGCAATGAGGAAGGTCTCAAGTCATAAGATTGCAAGGTGGATCAGACCCTCGGGTTATTTTAATTTAAAAGCTAAGAGGCTTAAGGCTTTTTTAAACTGGCTCTATCAACGTTGTGGCGGAAGGCTTGAAGAGCTTAAAAAAGAGAAGACGGCGGATTTAAGAAAAGAATTATTAGAGGTGTATGGTATAGGGCCAGAAACAGCCGATAGTATCTTGCTTTATGCCCTCGGTCGAAAAAGTTTTGTGGTGGATGCTTATACCAAGAGAATTTTTTCCCGTCATGGATTTATCCATGAAAATGCGCTTTATGAGGATGTAAAAAGTATTTTCGAAAGCGCTTTGCCAAAAAGTCTAAAGATATACAATGAATTGCATGCCCTCATCGTCAATGTTGGGAAAAATTTTTGTAGAAAAAAGCCGTTATGTCATTTGTGCCCTTTGGAGAAGGACTTATTGAAAATCAAGAATCAAAAACCAAAAATCAAAATGACAATGTAA
- a CDS encoding aspartate carbamoyltransferase catalytic subunit: MKWNRKHLLGLEDLSQEEIEYILKTAESFKDISIRPIKKVPALRGKTIATVFFEPSTRTRTSFELAAKRLSADTLSITAIASSVVKGESLKDTVRNLEALKVDCMIVRHECSGVPHLISRYLEASVVNAGDGSHEHPTQALVDLFTILEKKKTLEGLKVVIVGDILHSRVARSNIFGMTKLRMNVQVVGPRTLIPKEIERLGVSVSHRLDDVIPEADVLMFLRIQSERQKKNLFPSLREYSENYGMSIQRLKNTKPDCLIMHPGPINRGIELASEVADGPQSVILDQVTNGLAVRMAVLFLVAGGGE; the protein is encoded by the coding sequence ATGAAATGGAATCGTAAACATCTTTTAGGTTTGGAAGATCTCTCTCAAGAAGAGATTGAATACATCTTAAAGACAGCAGAGTCTTTTAAAGATATTTCGATTCGGCCGATTAAAAAAGTTCCTGCCCTTCGAGGGAAAACGATCGCGACCGTTTTTTTTGAGCCTAGTACTCGAACTCGGACCTCTTTTGAATTGGCTGCGAAAAGACTCAGTGCGGACACCTTGAGTATTACGGCTATAGCAAGCAGTGTGGTGAAAGGGGAATCCCTTAAGGATACGGTTCGGAATTTGGAAGCACTGAAAGTAGATTGCATGATTGTGAGACATGAGTGCTCGGGCGTTCCTCATTTGATTTCACGTTATCTCGAGGCTTCGGTGGTCAATGCGGGGGATGGATCTCATGAGCATCCTACACAGGCTCTCGTTGACCTCTTTACAATTTTAGAGAAAAAGAAAACATTAGAAGGTTTGAAGGTCGTGATTGTCGGAGATATTTTGCATAGTCGTGTGGCCCGCTCCAATATTTTTGGGATGACAAAATTAAGAATGAACGTTCAAGTGGTTGGGCCTCGGACCCTGATTCCAAAAGAAATTGAGAGACTCGGGGTTTCCGTGTCGCATCGACTCGATGATGTCATTCCTGAAGCGGACGTACTCATGTTTTTAAGAATTCAGAGTGAACGGCAAAAAAAGAATTTATTTCCTTCTCTTCGAGAATATTCTGAAAATTATGGGATGAGCATTCAACGTCTAAAAAATACAAAACCTGATTGTTTGATTATGCATCCGGGCCCCATTAATCGTGGAATTGAGTTGGCAAGCGAAGTTGCGGATGGTCCCCAGTCGGTCATTTTGGATCAAGTGACCAATGGGTTGGCGGTAAGGATGGCGGTTTTATTTTTAGTAGCAGGCGGAGGGGAATAA